In one Poecilia reticulata strain Guanapo linkage group LG8, Guppy_female_1.0+MT, whole genome shotgun sequence genomic region, the following are encoded:
- the scaf1 gene encoding splicing factor, arginine/serine-rich 19, with protein MDSTSASDFKRRSSPSSSPVEVGETARSPPPCSPFSSPSPPSSAPSSPLSSSSSLCANTSVYKNNVTRLSEVARVSSTSTQPLATSMYNNASVQRFPHMAMQASNSCEEDDGKGGMYNFYSPTDVEKERNLMGEEGHGEKYDPFDPTGSPQSNVDDGLDRDEVLEKIAEINDKKDEEPPDSTEILMDSLSPSLISQQHLRRRVESSSFKARGQREGIDSEHSEIEEGEIVGAVDRVGAKKRPSEEPLPLNSPNISFFGSKPERILRVLDGDGFVSVCTEGNWEDDRELEDEPAVGVEDLRRKLVSRRKERYLSFPASSPLSSQPPLPPSLPQASTSASPATPPVEQTSKNRKSSKSSNDRDRQKSKERKPGEKVVKRKKRKKEKEEGCEKSKEKGRGQKDGKEVKTRGSSRSSSQKGKKRRHDSPEVSHHSSRKEMHSRRSFSSLSEERHREREREKDRSRKSHRDRERDRGRDKDRDRHHNHSNSHRKDERVQDYNSRRREREKKGKLHSSSRERGLPKKRKSSREERESNRDRQHEREHRRDGRPVVPPSIQDLNGSDLFAIKRTITVTTTTTTTTVPGSPRLTAASPCRPTEERKRRKWQSNEDTEEREGVCGRSRSCSPPRYHGYESDRYSDKLEIDMLSLDGEALDSDYPSLEDTPPAALPLEPPNPSPKAKPSPKARQSHSKKKSHTIKKLDSPSSSNKTTGKCLSSLTVTSGPTSIPPGLTSAKRARKVGKEKVRDKSSRKDLISSGKSKKESSSSRKGKLQSKVSVLVREGVSSTTGASVGSGKLSMDLLGPGGTGAGAGGSVVGGSIAVVFCRDNESRSPFLKPCSEPLSLGGRGKDLAGMGKRSSLLGPPSSLASPAGQKSKKTKPSSITSTSSSASSPSSSLATKRRRRLAKKNSKKAGTASMASGERSQKKSTLEGWTGASFDSPSAVGEGSKLVGPHTGQAGPPPCPSSSSSTSSSTSVLPPSSSPPHTPPPSNAPLRDTRESSPDSQTVDSSCKTPEPAFLVEDCPDENSPSPPASSPSSLSTSQGAGLGSTLSTQTVKPPPPEDLSKSLTSPPCSSSSAGLTSLSLSLTSTDPSSSSSVSSSSASKLPPPPPPPPPAAPTLPWSLQTGVDCTTGGVLALTALLFKMEEANIASRAKAQEFIQATSQILSHSNQNQSQHHVPPSSTSSSTQIPPPPTVPPPAGLSPAQFILHSSLPLVGCTKTPPSHLHPSLGGGCAQTPPPMLPVGLSGVTGSSGEARWENENKDSDKYLKKLHTQERAVEEVKLAIKPYYQRKDINKEEYKDILRKAVHKICHSRTGEINPVKVSNLVKLYVQRYKYFRKHGRKMDEEEREDREQGTLHSSA; from the exons ATGGACTCGACTTCAGCATCGGACTTCAAAAGGAGGTCATCACCCTCCTCTTCCCCAGTTGAGGTTGGAGAAACCGCCAGGAGCCCTCCTCCCTGCTCACCCTTCTCGTCTCCGTCACCGCCTTCTTCTGCGCCGTCTTCACCATTATCTTCATCGTCCTCTCTTTGTGCCAATACCTCAGTGtataaaaacaatgtaacacGTCTGAGTGAGGTGGCCAGGGTTTCTTCTACTTCCACACAACCACTTGCCACATCTATGTACAATAACGCCTCAGTACAGCGCTTTCCTCACATGGCAATGCAGGCGAGCAATAGCTGTGAAGAAGATGATGGGAAAGGAGGGATGTACAATTTTTACAGTCCAACTGAtgtagagaaagagagaaatctGATGGGGGAGGAGGGGCATGGGGAGAAATATGACCCTTTTGATCCAACTGGCTCTCCACAGTCAAATGTGGATGATGGGCTTGACAGAGATGAGGTCTTAGAgaaaattgctgaaataaatgataaGAAAGATGAAGAACCTCCAGATTCCACAGAGATTTTGATGGATTCACTGAGCCCCAGTCTGATCAGCCAACAACACCTGAGGAGGAGAGTGGAAAGCAGCAGCTTCAAAGCCCGGGGGCAAAGAGAAGGCATTGACTCAGAGCATTCTGAGATAGAGGAGGGAGAGATAGTTGGAGCTGTTGACAGAGTTGGAGCTAAAAAGAGGCCCTCAGAGGAACCCCTTCCTCTAAACTCTCCCAATATTTCATTCTTTGGTTCGAAACCAGAACGCATTTTGCGCGTGCTGGATGGAGATgggtttgtgtctgtgtgcacaGAGGGAAACTGGGAAGATGACAGGGAGCTTGAAGATGAGCCTGCTGTCGGAGTGGAGGATTTGAGAAGGAAGTTGGTCAGCAGGAGGAAGGAAAGGTATCTGTCCTTTCCTGCCTCTTCCCCTCTGTCTTCTCAGCCACCACTGCCTCCTTCCCTTCCTCAAGCTTCCACGTCTGCCTCTCCTGCCACGCCCCCTGTAGAGCAAACAAGCAAGAATCGTAAGTCCTCCAAAAGTTCTAATGATcgtgacagacaaaaaagcaaagaaagaaagccaGGGGAAAAGGTGGTcaaaaggaaaaagaggaagaaggaaaaagaggagGGTTGCGAGAAGAGCAAAGAGAAAGGACGAGGACAAAAGGATGGAAAGGAGGTTAAAACAAGGGGGAGCAGTAGAAGCAGCAGtcagaaaggaaagaagaggCGACATGACAGCCCTGAAGTCTCACATCACTCTTCAAGAAAAGAGATGCACTCACGACGCTCTTTTTCAAGTCTGTCTGAAGAAAGACACAGGGAACgggaaagagagaaagacaggagCAGAAAAAGTCATCGAGACAGAGAAAGGGATAGAGGCAGAGATAAGGACAGAGACAGGCATCATAATCACAGCAACAGTCACAGGAAAGATGAGAGAGTACAAGATTATAATTCTAGAAGGAGGGAAAGGGAAAAGAAGGGCAAACTGCACTCAAGCAGCAGAGAGCGGGGCCTTCCAAAGAAGCGTAAGAGCAGTAGGGAGGAGAGGGAAAGTAATAGAGACAGGCAGCATGAAAGGGAACATCGACGGGATGGTCGCCCTGTTGTCCCGCCATCAATTCAAGACCTGAATGGTTCTGACCTCTTTGCTATTAAGCGAACCATTACAGTGACAACCACCACTACCACCACCACAGTCCCAGGCTCACCGAGACTTACAGCAGCGTCTCCTTGCCGTCccacagaggagaggaaaagaagaaaatggcaATCAAATGAAGACACAGAGGAGCGGGAAGGTGTTTGTGGCCGTTCACGGTCATGCTCCCCACCGAGGTATCACGGCTATGAGTCAGATCGCTACTCTGACAAATTGGAAATTGATATGTTGTCTTTAGACGGAGAAGCTTTGGACTCAGATTACCCATCTTTGGAAGATACACCTCCTGCTGCACTGCCTTTAGAACCACCCAACCCAAGCCCTAAAGCAAAACCTTCTCCTAAAGCCAGACAAAGTCATTCAAAAAAGAAGTCTCACACAATAAAGAAGTTGGATTCCCCTTCCTCTTCTAATAAAACAACGGGGAAATGCCTGTCCTCACTGACAGTGACTTCAGGTCCTACTTCCATCCCTCCTGGTCTCACATCAGCAAAGAGAGCCAGAAAAGTAGGAAAGGAAAAAGTCCGGGACAAAAGCAGTAGAAAAGATTTAATTAGTTCTGGGAAATCCAAgaaagagagcagcagcagtcgGAAAGGCAAACTTCAGTCCAAAGTGTCGGTCTTGGTGCGAGAGGGAGTGAGCAGTACCACTGGAGCTTCTGTTGGTTCTGGAAAATTAAGCATGGACCTCTTGGGTCCAGGGGGTACAGGAGCAGGAGCAGGGGGTTCAGTGGTTGGAGGCTCTATTGCCGTAGTCTTTTGTAGAGACAATGAAAGCAGGTCTCCATTCCTGAAGCCTTGCTCAGAGCCCCTGTCATTAGGTGGCCGAGGTAAAGATCTAGCTGGTATGGGAAAACGAAGCAGCCTGTTGGGACCGCCATCATCCTTAGCCAGCCCTGCTGGACAGaagtccaaaaaaacaaaaccaagctCCATCACAtctacttcttcttctgcatcCTCCCCCTCATCATCTCTGGCAACCAAGCGTCGCCGCCGCTTAGctaagaaaaacagtaaaaaagctGGAACAGCTAGTATGGCTTCTGGTGAAAGGAgccaaaaaaaatccacattagaAGGCTGGACTGGAGCCTCCTTTGATTCTCCGTCAGCTGTTGGAGAGGGGAGTAAATTAGTCGGTCCACATACAGGTCAAGCTGGCCCTCCACCTTGcccctcatcctcctcttctacTTCCTCCTCCACCAGTGTTCTCccaccctcctcctctccaccaCACACACCGCCTCCATCGAATGCTCCCTTGCGGGACACCAGGGAGTCTTCCCCTGACTCTCAAACTGTGGACAGCAGTTGTAAGACACCAGAGCCCGCTTTTCTAGTTGAGGACTGCCCAGATGAGAATAGCCCTTCTCCCCCAGCTTCCAGTCCATCGAGCCTGTCTACTTCCCAGGGAGCCGGTCTTGGAAGTACCCTGTCGACACAGACTGTAAAGCCTCCCCCTCCAGAAGACCTGTCAAAATCTTTGACCTCGCCTCCTTGCTCATCTTCATCAGCAGGCCTCACCTCTCTTTCGCTGTCGCTCACTTCCACTGACCCCTCCTCTTCGTCCTCAGTGTCCTCCTCTTCTGCCAGCAAgctgccaccaccacctcctccacctccaccagcAGCACCTACTCTGCCCTGGAGTCTTCAGACAGGAGTGGACTGTACAACTGGAGGTGTTTTAGCAT TGACGGCTCTACTCTTCAAAATGGAGGAGGCCAATATTGCCAGCAGGGCGAAAGCACAGGAGTTCATTCAAGCAACCAGTCAG ATTCTGTCCCATTCCAACCAGAACCAATCCCAGCATCACGTTCCTCCTTCCTCAACTTCCTCATCCACCCAAATCCCTCCACCTCCCACTGTGCCTCCACCAGCTGGTCTGAGCCCTGCCCAGTTCATCCTCCACAGCTCTCTCCCTTTGGTGGGATGCACCAAAACGCCCCCATCTCACCTGCACCCCTCCCTAGGAGGTGGATGTGCACAGACCCCACCGCCGATGCTACCCGTGGGGTTGTCAGGAGTGACGGGAAGCTCTGGTGAAGCCAGATGGGAAAATGAGAACAAAGATTCAGATAAG